A DNA window from Centropristis striata isolate RG_2023a ecotype Rhode Island chromosome 10, C.striata_1.0, whole genome shotgun sequence contains the following coding sequences:
- the LOC131979052 gene encoding acetylcholine receptor subunit alpha-like, which produces MNTVLVIFHLVILAGAAWASGDETRLVKTLFTGYNKVVRPVNHFKDPVVVTVGLQLIQLISVDEVNQIVSSNVRLKQQWKDVNLMWNPEDYGGIRKIRVPSTDIWRPDLVLYNNADGDFAIVHETKVLLEHTGLITWNPPAIFKSYCEIIVLHFPFDLQNCSMKLGTWTYDGNLVVVNPDSDRPDLSNFMESGEWVMKDYRGWKHWVYYACCPETPYLDITYHFLMLRLPLYFIVNVIIPCMLFSFLTGLVFYLPTDSGEKMTLSISVLLSLTVFLLVIVELIPSTSSAVPLIGKYMLFTMVFVIASIIITVIVINTHHRSPSTHTMPDWVRKVFIETIPNIMFFSTMKRPGKEKPTKSNIYGADFDISDISGNQTTSVTYQSPITKNPDVRSAIEGVKYIAETMKSDEESNNAAEEWKFVAMVLDHILLCVFMAVCLIGTLGVFAGRLIELSML; this is translated from the exons ATGAATACTGTacttgtcatttttcatctaGTCATTCTAGCAG gtgCAGCCTGGGCCTCCGGTGATGAAACACGGCTGGTGAAAACGCTCTTCACTGGCTACAATAAGGTCGTCCGTCCTGTCAACCACTTCAAGGACCCGGTGGTTGTTACTGTGGGCCTTCAGCTCATCCAGCTCATCAGTGTG GATGAGGTCAACCAGATCGTCAGCAGCAACGTGCGACTGAAACAG caatggAAAGATGTGAACTTGATGTGGAACCCAGAGGATTACGGCGGCATCAGAAAGATCAGAGTTCCCTCCACTGACATTTGGCGCCCTGATCTGGTTCTCTACAACAA TGCTGACGGGGACTTTGCCATCGTCCATGAGACCAAAGTGCTGCTGGAGCACACAGGGTTGATCACGTGGAACCCGCCTGCCATCTTCAAGAGCTACTGTGAGATCATTGTGCTGCATTTCCCCTTTGACCTTCAGAACTGCAGCATGAAGCTCGGCACCTGGACCTACGATGGAAACCTGGTCGTCGTCAATCCT GACAGTGACCGCCCTGACCTCAGTAACTTCATGGAGAGTGGAGAGTGGGTGATGAAGGATTACCGCGGCTGGAAGCACTGGGTGTACTACGCCTGCTGCCCTGAGACCCCTTACCTGGACATCACCTACCACTTCCTCATGCTGCGGCTCCCGCTCTACTTCATCGTCAACGTCATCATCCCCTGCATGCTCTTCTCCTTCTTGACCGGCCTCGTCTTCTATCTTCCTACAGACTCTG GTGAGAAGATGACCCTCAGCATCTCTGTCCTGCTGTCTCTGACTGTGTTCCTGCTGGTCATCGTGGAGCTGATCCCCTCCACCTCCAGTGCTGTACCGCTCATTGGGAAGTACATGCTCTTCACCATGGTCTTCGTCATTGCCTCCATCATCATCACTGTCATTGTCATCAACACTCACCATCGCTCCCCGAGCACTCACACCATGCCAGACTGGGTCCGCAAG gtttttattgaaaccattccCAACATCATGTTCTTCTCAACAATGAAGCGCCCAGGAAAGGAAAAGCCAACTAAATCTAATATCTACGGTGCTGATTTTGACATCTCAGACATCTCTGGCAACCAGACCACTTCTGTTACCTACCAGTCACCCATCACCAAGAACCCTGACGTCCGCAGTGCCATCGAAGGAGTCAAGTACATCGCCGAAACCATGAAATCCGACGAGGAATCCAACAAT GCTGCTGAGGAGTGGAAGTTTGTGGCCATGGTGTTGGATCAtattctgctgtgtgtgttcatggctGTGTGTCTCATTGGCACATTAGGCGTGTTCGCAGGCCGCCTCATTGAGCTGAGCATGCTCTAA